In the genome of Thermosphaera aggregans DSM 11486, one region contains:
- a CDS encoding Na(+)/H(+) antiporter subunit B yields MKRLVKTLVLVSIILGFSLILTVASEYFMPGEAVRPLAVFYLSTTFNPWVPYLTVNSPEAVTAIVWDYRGLDTLFETAVFYLALIAGIALARGVSIKAEPGNGVGLTVIVKTVTRITAPMIVSVGASIGLHGHLTPGGGFQGGATIAVIPLIIIITFSVFFVIGRGVSKEKMLVLRSIGLVGIGLTALAALIIGLALGKTAYVFQNMAKPTSEVSLPGYFNGSLISGTLWFFNLFEMVAVAAGFTIAFLLLTYPEKKEGDNT; encoded by the coding sequence CTGGTTTCAATCATACTAGGTTTCAGTTTAATATTGACCGTAGCATCCGAATACTTCATGCCAGGGGAAGCTGTAAGACCGCTAGCAGTATTCTATCTCTCTACAACATTCAACCCGTGGGTCCCATACCTCACGGTAAACTCGCCAGAAGCAGTTACAGCCATCGTCTGGGATTACAGAGGGTTGGACACGTTGTTCGAAACGGCTGTTTTCTACTTGGCATTAATCGCGGGAATAGCCCTTGCCCGCGGTGTGTCGATAAAGGCTGAACCTGGCAACGGGGTGGGATTAACAGTTATTGTTAAAACCGTTACAAGAATAACCGCTCCCATGATAGTTAGCGTGGGCGCATCCATAGGCCTTCACGGACACTTAACCCCGGGAGGCGGGTTCCAAGGCGGTGCAACAATCGCTGTTATTCCACTGATAATCATAATAACGTTCTCCGTATTCTTCGTCATAGGCAGAGGAGTCAGTAAGGAGAAAATGCTTGTCCTGAGAAGTATTGGGCTAGTGGGCATTGGTTTAACAGCACTGGCAGCCTTGATAATCGGGCTTGCGTTGGGTAAAACTGCTTACGTGTTTCAAAACATGGCTAAGCCCACATCAGAAGTATCTCTTCCAGGATACTTTAACGGGTCATTGATAAGTGGAACACTGTGGTTTTTCAACCTGTTCGAAATGGTTGCTGTTGCGGCAGGCTTCACAATAGCCTTCCTTTTACTAACCTACCCTGAGAAAAAGGAAGGTGATAACACATGA